The genomic interval TCATTGAAGTTTCGGGTACTGTAGCAATCATTGATGGCGATAAAGTAAAAGCAGACGATGCTCATGCGCAAACACTTAATATATTAGAAAGAGTTGAAAAAGTATTAGAAGATTTGAATGCTAGCATGAAAGATGTTATTCGTACTCGTATTTTTACTACTGATGTAAGTACTTTTGAAGCGGTTGCAACAGCTCACGCTACATTTTTCAAAGATATCAAACCAACTACTGGTTTTTACGGAATCAACCAATTGGTTGCTCCT from Flavobacterium ovatum carries:
- a CDS encoding RidA family protein, producing the protein MKRENILTGSPWEDKMGYCRAVRIGNIIEVSGTVAIIDGDKVKADDAHAQTLNILERVEKVLEDLNASMKDVIRTRIFTTDVSTFEAVATAHATFFKDIKPTTGFYGINQLVAPEYLVEIELTAVLTE